In a single window of the Thunnus albacares chromosome 1, fThuAlb1.1, whole genome shotgun sequence genome:
- the LOC122986492 gene encoding serine/threonine-protein kinase Nek1-like yields the protein MDKYEKVRKIGKGGFGKAILVKSKEDGHQYVIKEIDISGMSPEERQKAQKEVEVLAKMSHPNIVQYKESFEEEGCLCIVMDYCEGGDLLEKIKSQKGELFSEDQILDWFVQICLALKHIHDRKILHRDIKPENIFLTKDGTVQLGDFGVSRVLNSTLELATTFIGTPLYLSPEICKNKPYDNKSDIWALGCVLYEMCTLKPAWL from the exons ATGGACAAGTACGAAAAGGTGAGGAAAATTGGGAAAGGTGGATTTGGAAAGGCCATCCTTGTCAAATCCAAAGAGGATGGACACCAATATGTCATCAAGGAGATTGACATATCTGGA ATGTCACCTGAAGAGAGGCAGAAAGCTCAAAAAGAAGTTGAAGTCCTCGCCAAGATGAGTCATCCCAACATTGTCCAGTATAAAGAGTCTTTTGAAG AGGAGGGCTGTCTGTGTATTGTGATGGACTACTGCGAGGGAGGAGACCTCTTAGAGAAGATCAAATCTCAGAAAGGAGAACTTTTCTCAGAAGATCAA ATCCTGGACTGGTTTGTGCAGATTTGTCTGGCACTAAAGCACATCCATGATAGAAAAATCCTCCACAGGGACATTAAACCAGAG aacatatttttgacaaaaGATGGGACTGTACAGCTCGGGGACTTTGGAGTTTCAAGGGTGCTGAACAG CACTTTAGAACTGGCAACAACATTCATAGGAACACCACTTTACCTTTCACCAGAGATCTGCAAAAACAAACCATATGACAACAAAAG tgATATTTGGGCCCTCGGCTGTGTCCTGTATGAAATGTGCACTCTAAAGCCTGCA tggTTATAA